Proteins encoded in a region of the Nicotiana tomentosiformis chromosome 9, ASM39032v3, whole genome shotgun sequence genome:
- the LOC104117842 gene encoding uncharacterized protein, whose amino-acid sequence MVDFDIIAGMDWLSSCHATIDCHAKMVKFSFIEEDSIIIRGEVGTLVGKLISYLKARKLVSSGSLAYLAHVRDMKVSSPVLESLPIVKVFSDMFLDDLPVILPNREIEFGIDALPGTQPISIPPYRIAQSELNELKKQLQDLLDKGFTRPSVSPCGSPVFFVKKKDGYLWMCIDYRQLNKVTIKNKYPLPRIDDLFDQLQGARWLEFLKDYDCNILYHPGKVNVVADSLSRRSMGSLTRLCVVERPIVKEAQQIASQGVCLDEEYDGRLIESMGAKSTLVEQVKSKQFDDPSLIKLNEGVLSGKIMNFTLEENGVKRVDGRLSMPSVEDLRRAIMVEAHSSRYSIHPGSTKMYHHLKDVYWWNNMKRDIADFAEGTIQTLEDMLRACVLDFKGNWDEHLPLIEFAYNNSYQASIQMAPFEAIYGRRCCSPTGWFELGETKLIGPNIVHDALKKVKLIQERLKTAQSRQKSYSDIRRRDLEFKEGDYVFLKVSPMKGIMRFGRKGKLSPRYIGPYPILKRIGLVAYRLALPSELSSVHQVFHMSIMKQYFHDPSHVLDRQEVEIDDTLTYEEVPVAIIDRQVRRLRTKDNALVKVIWRNHSDEEATREPEEAIKKKYPYLFEISGIWVCLNIVYYWIEWQEVQSVIVIRVLDMLKIYGKLQLQGRLFRNF is encoded by the exons ATGGTAGACTTTGACATCATAGctggtatggactggttatcttctTGTCATGCTACAATTGATTGCCACGCGAAGATGGTTAAATTCTCATTTATTGAGGAAGATTCAATTATAATTAGAGGTGAAGTGGGTACGCTTGTGGGTAagcttatttcttaccttaaggctagaAAACTAGTGAGCAGCGGGAGTTTGGCGTATCTAGCACATGTGCGGGATATGAAAGTTAGCTCCCCAGTGCTTGAATCACTACCGATTGTGAAAGTGTTTTCAGACATGTTCCTGGATGATCTCCCAGTGATACTACCAAATAGGGAGATTGAGTTTGGCATAGACGCAttgccaggaactcaaccaatctcGATTCCTCCTTACAGAATAGCTCAATCTGAGCTAAATGAACTCAAGAAGCAGTTACAAGACCTTTTAGATAAGGGTTTTACTCGACCTAGTGTTTCACCCTGTGGTTCTCCAGTGTTTttcgtgaagaaaaaagatggttacctatggatgtgtatagattaccgCCAACTGAATAAGgttactatcaaaaataaatatccactCCCCAGgatagatgacttatttgatcagttacagggtgccag atggttggagtttcttaaagATTATGATTGTAATATCCTTTACCATCCCGGCAAAGTGAATGTGGTTGCTGATTCTCTGAGTAGAAGATCCATGGGGAGTTTGACCAGGTTGTGTGTGGTCGAACGTCCAATAGTTAAGGAAGCCCAACAAATAGCTAGCCAAGGGGTTTGTCTCGATGAGGAGTATGATGGAAGGTTGATAGAAAGTATGGGTGCTAAGTCTACTTTAGTAGAGCAAGTTAAATCCAAACAATTTGATGACCCTAGCTTAATTAAGCTCAATGAAGGTGTCCTCAGTGGAAAGATTATGAATTTTACACTTGAGGAGAATGGTGTGAAGAGAGTTGATGGCCGCTTAAGCATGCCTAGTGTAGAAGATCTTCGAAGGGCAATTATGGTAGAAGCTCATAGCTCCAGATATTCAATACATCCAGGTTCTACCAAAATGTATCATCATTTGAAGGATGTTTATTGGTGGAATAATATGAAGCGAGATATTGCAGATTTT GCTGAGGGGACAATTCAGACCTTGgaagatatgttacgagcatgtgttcttGATTTTAAAGGAAACTGGGATGAGCATCTACCTTtgattgagttcgcatataataatagttatcaagcgagcattcagatggccccatTCGAGGCcatatatgggaggcgatgttgtTCGCCTACAGGGTGGTTTGAATTAGGTGAAACGAAGCTTATTGGGCCAAACATAGTAcatgatgccttgaaaaaggtgaaACTTATTCAGGAACGACTTAAAACAGCTCAAAGCCGACAAAAGTCATACTCAGATATAAGACGCCGCGATCTTGAGTTCAAAGAGGGTGACTATGTATTTTTAAAGGTGTCTccaatgaagggtatcatgaggtttggTAGAAAAGGGAAGCTTAGCCCAAGATATATAGGGCCTTATCCAATTCTTAAAAGGATTGGGCTTGTAGCATATCGACTAGCTTTACCGTCAGAGTTATCTTCTGTGCATCAAGTTTTTCATATGTCCATAATGAAACAGTACTTTCACGACCCAAGTCATGTACTTGATAGACAGGAGGTAGAGATTGATGATACTCTGACATATGAGGAGGTCCCTGTAGCTATAATAGACAGGCAAGTACGTAGACTTCGAACCAAAGACAATGCTTTGGTGAAAGTAATATGGAGAAACCACTCAGACGAGGAAGCTACGAGGGAGCCCGAGGAAGCCATAAAGAAAaaatatccttatttgtttgagatTTCAG GTATATGGGTGTGCCTTAATATTGTATATTATTGGATTGAGTGGCAAGAGGTGCAAAGTGTTATTGTTATTCGGGTGTTGGACATGTTGAAAATTTATGGAAAGCTccagttacaagggagactcttccgaaatttttaa